The following coding sequences are from one Pseudonocardia sp. EC080619-01 window:
- the speG gene encoding spermidine N1-acetyltransferase has product MTPPTPDMRLRALERDDLAFVHELSNDSGIMSYWFEEPYEALVELQDIYDRHVHDVRERRFVIQLAAAGGSGDDPAVRDGRAGLVELVEIDYIHRKAEFQIIVHPAFQGRGLAARATSAALDYAFGVLNLHKVFLVVDVDNTRAVRAYERTGFVVEGELREEFFASGRYRDAYRMAILQDQHLGRS; this is encoded by the coding sequence GTGACGCCCCCCACCCCGGACATGCGGCTGCGTGCCCTGGAGCGCGACGACCTCGCGTTCGTGCACGAGCTCTCCAACGACTCCGGGATCATGTCCTACTGGTTCGAGGAGCCCTACGAGGCGCTCGTCGAGCTGCAGGACATCTACGACCGGCACGTCCACGACGTCCGCGAGCGCCGGTTCGTCATTCAGCTCGCCGCCGCCGGCGGCTCCGGCGACGATCCTGCCGTGCGCGATGGCCGGGCCGGCCTCGTCGAGCTGGTGGAGATCGACTACATCCACCGCAAGGCCGAGTTCCAGATCATCGTGCACCCGGCGTTCCAGGGCCGGGGTCTCGCCGCGCGTGCGACGTCCGCCGCGCTGGACTACGCCTTCGGCGTGCTCAACCTGCACAAGGTCTTCCTCGTCGTGGACGTCGACAACACCCGCGCGGTGCGCGCCTACGAGCGCACCGGGTTCGTCGTCGAGGGCGAGCTGCGCGAGGAGTTCTTCGCGAGCGGCCGCTACCGCGACGCCTACCGGATGGCGATCCTCCAGGACCAGCACCTCGGGCGGTCCTGA
- a CDS encoding AMP-binding protein — translation MAASPLLQNLSGTARSAYELGSGTARAAVALTRSGVVRPLGPGRLYGMGRAFVRYGHSITAAFAVGAARHPYRLAVVDDDGVTTYAELDQRTDRLALALLDSGAGPGAPVGVLCRNARAPIEAMIAAGKAGADVVLVNTGLSAEQMRGVQDQQQLHTIVTDPDFLGIVPDGPRAVLTSTPDRPRAAGDRVLDDLEVMVARGGPGELPFRPEPSKQIVLTSGTTGTPKGARRPHPSSLAPAASILSAIPLRAAEPVHIAAPLFHTWGNAGLLLASLHGATVVLRRKFTPEGLLDAVAERRCTTVFAVPVMLQRVLESGTAGWTSGHAPRIVAVSGSALPGGQAQDFMDRFGDCLYNLYGSTEVSWVSIAGPQDLRDAPGTAGRAPAGTTLLVLDDDDRAAAPGVEGRVFVGNDLPFEGYTGGEEGLEERDGLLGTGDVGHLDEAGRLFLTGRADDMIVSGGENVHPGPVEDLVSGMDGVREACVLGVDDDDYGQRLAAWVVLEPGADVSADAVRDRVKADLAKFAVPRDVHFLDELPRNQTGKVLRAELPGRS, via the coding sequence ATGGCCGCCTCCCCGCTGCTCCAGAACCTGTCCGGCACCGCACGCTCGGCCTACGAGCTGGGCAGCGGCACCGCCCGCGCGGCCGTCGCCCTGACCCGGTCCGGCGTGGTGCGTCCGCTCGGGCCCGGCCGGCTCTACGGGATGGGCCGCGCGTTCGTGCGGTACGGCCACAGCATCACCGCGGCGTTCGCCGTCGGCGCGGCCCGGCACCCGTACCGGCTCGCGGTCGTCGACGACGACGGCGTCACCACCTACGCCGAGCTCGACCAGCGCACCGACCGGCTCGCGCTCGCGCTGCTCGACTCCGGAGCCGGGCCGGGCGCACCGGTCGGGGTGCTCTGCCGCAACGCCCGGGCGCCGATCGAGGCCATGATCGCCGCCGGGAAGGCGGGCGCCGACGTCGTGCTCGTCAACACCGGGCTGTCCGCGGAGCAGATGCGCGGCGTGCAGGACCAGCAGCAGCTGCACACGATCGTCACCGACCCGGACTTCCTCGGCATCGTCCCGGACGGCCCGCGCGCGGTGCTGACGTCGACCCCCGACCGGCCGCGAGCCGCCGGCGACCGGGTGCTCGACGACCTCGAGGTGATGGTGGCGCGGGGCGGGCCGGGCGAGCTCCCCTTCCGGCCCGAGCCGTCGAAGCAGATCGTCCTGACCTCCGGTACGACCGGCACGCCGAAGGGCGCCCGGCGGCCGCACCCGTCGAGCCTGGCCCCGGCCGCGTCGATCCTCTCGGCGATCCCGCTGCGCGCCGCGGAGCCGGTGCACATCGCCGCGCCGCTGTTCCACACCTGGGGCAACGCCGGGCTGCTGCTGGCCTCGCTGCACGGCGCGACGGTCGTCCTGCGCCGTAAGTTCACCCCGGAGGGCCTGCTCGACGCGGTCGCCGAGCGCCGGTGCACCACGGTGTTCGCGGTCCCGGTGATGCTGCAGCGGGTGCTGGAGTCCGGCACAGCGGGCTGGACGTCCGGCCACGCCCCGCGGATCGTCGCCGTCTCCGGGTCCGCACTGCCCGGCGGGCAGGCGCAGGACTTCATGGACCGTTTCGGCGACTGCCTCTACAACCTCTACGGCTCGACCGAGGTGTCCTGGGTGTCGATCGCCGGTCCGCAGGACCTGCGCGACGCCCCCGGCACCGCGGGCCGCGCCCCGGCCGGCACCACCCTGCTCGTCCTCGACGACGACGACCGGGCCGCCGCGCCGGGCGTCGAGGGCCGGGTGTTCGTCGGCAACGACCTCCCGTTCGAGGGCTACACGGGCGGCGAGGAGGGCCTCGAGGAGCGCGACGGCCTGCTCGGCACCGGCGACGTCGGGCACCTCGACGAGGCGGGACGGCTGTTCCTGACCGGCCGGGCCGACGACATGATCGTCTCCGGTGGCGAGAACGTGCACCCGGGCCCGGTCGAGGACCTCGTCTCCGGGATGGACGGGGTCCGCGAGGCCTGCGTTCTCGGTGTGGACGACGACGACTACGGCCAGCGTCTCGCCGCCTGGGTCGTCCTCGAGCCGGGCGCCGACGTCTCCGCCGACGCCGTCCGCGACCGGGTCAAGGCCGACCTCGCGAAGTTCGCCGTCCCGCGGGACGTGCACTTCCTCGACGAGCTGCCGCGCAACCAGACCGGCAAGGTCCTGCGTGCCGAGCTCCCGGGTCGTTCCTGA
- a CDS encoding sucrase ferredoxin — protein sequence MTVTSPLAGPRAAGAPLRAGCAALSEDAGEPLTGTAPAARRLVAVEHVGAWPRTVADHPDPDVAELYTRLRHEDVLLLLLRRTGRAGRDCDGARTVYVADLAPGASRVTRQSVRSTDDLARITFDPDAGEPVTDPVMLVCAHGRRDVCCAVRGRALAADLGAEGADVWECTHLGGHRFAPTALVLPTGYAYGRLDTGSGLAALKAAAGGGVDPWSCRGHAGLEPVQQVAELAVREHTGIGHAGALHVDAAHEPGPVTVRCTDGRAWSVKVLPDGGLPPRPPSCGAVLEPAEPLVAGVPVELGR from the coding sequence ATGACGGTCACCTCCCCGCTCGCAGGCCCGCGGGCCGCGGGGGCTCCCCTGCGCGCCGGCTGCGCCGCGCTCAGCGAGGACGCCGGTGAACCGCTGACCGGGACCGCACCCGCCGCTCGCCGGCTGGTCGCCGTCGAGCACGTCGGTGCCTGGCCGCGCACGGTCGCCGACCACCCGGATCCCGACGTCGCCGAGCTGTACACGCGGCTGCGCCACGAGGACGTCCTGCTGCTGCTCCTCCGCCGGACCGGGCGGGCCGGGCGGGACTGCGACGGCGCGCGCACGGTCTACGTCGCCGACCTGGCCCCGGGCGCGTCCCGGGTCACCCGGCAGTCCGTCCGCAGCACCGACGACCTCGCCCGGATCACGTTCGACCCGGACGCCGGCGAGCCCGTCACCGACCCGGTGATGCTGGTGTGCGCGCACGGCAGGCGCGACGTCTGCTGCGCCGTCCGCGGCCGCGCGCTCGCCGCCGACCTCGGCGCCGAGGGCGCCGACGTCTGGGAGTGCACCCACCTCGGCGGGCACCGCTTCGCGCCGACCGCGCTGGTCCTGCCCACCGGGTACGCCTACGGCCGGCTCGACACCGGTAGCGGGCTGGCGGCGCTCAAGGCGGCGGCCGGCGGCGGCGTCGACCCGTGGTCGTGCCGCGGGCACGCCGGGCTGGAGCCGGTGCAGCAGGTCGCGGAGCTCGCCGTCCGTGAGCACACCGGCATCGGTCACGCCGGCGCCCTGCACGTGGACGCCGCGCACGAGCCGGGCCCGGTCACGGTGCGGTGCACCGACGGTCGTGCCTGGTCGGTAAAGGTCCTCCCCGACGGGGGGCTGCCGCCGCGGCCGCCGTCCTGCGGGGCGGTGCTGGAGCCGGCGGAGCCGCTGGTCGCGGGCGTGCCGGTCGAGCTCGGCCGGTAG
- a CDS encoding MerR family transcriptional regulator, whose protein sequence is MSGSPPAGDEYPIDQLAARAGMTVRNVRAHLSRGLLQAGEMRGRTAWYGPEHLARLDLIAGLQRRGFSLAAIGVLINQTPSGSAEEALRLYRGMLAPWQPEEPVEIDESEFVEWAGAELPAESLALLAGSGLLEWPSEGRLRILNPSMVRAGVHAIALGLSPESVVEVGVALRGRTREIADMFVALFRDQVWQAHVDAGLPRDGVADLRTAVEALQPVATQSLLGAFRQTMQEAMDDFIRQLSGDLAPDTPATGDRD, encoded by the coding sequence ATGTCCGGATCGCCGCCCGCCGGGGACGAGTACCCCATCGACCAGCTCGCCGCGCGGGCCGGGATGACCGTGCGCAACGTGCGCGCACACCTGTCCCGTGGCCTGCTGCAGGCAGGGGAGATGCGTGGCCGCACCGCCTGGTACGGCCCCGAGCACCTCGCCCGGCTCGACCTCATCGCCGGGCTGCAGCGCCGCGGCTTCTCCCTCGCGGCGATCGGCGTGTTGATCAACCAGACGCCGTCGGGCAGCGCCGAGGAGGCGCTGCGGCTCTACCGCGGCATGCTCGCGCCCTGGCAGCCCGAGGAGCCCGTCGAGATCGACGAGAGCGAGTTCGTCGAGTGGGCGGGTGCCGAGCTCCCGGCGGAGTCGCTCGCCCTCCTCGCCGGGTCCGGGCTGCTGGAGTGGCCGTCGGAGGGGCGCCTGCGGATCCTCAACCCGTCGATGGTGCGGGCCGGGGTGCACGCCATCGCGCTCGGCCTGTCGCCGGAGTCGGTCGTCGAGGTCGGGGTGGCGCTGCGCGGGCGCACCCGGGAGATCGCGGACATGTTCGTCGCCCTGTTCCGCGACCAGGTGTGGCAGGCGCACGTCGACGCCGGCCTGCCCCGCGACGGCGTCGCCGACCTGCGGACGGCCGTCGAGGCGTTGCAGCCGGTCGCGACCCAGTCGCTGCTCGGCGCGTTCCGGCAGACGATGCAGGAGGCGATGGACGACTTCATCCGCCAGCTCTCCGGGGACCTCGCGCCGGACACCCCGGCCACCGGCGACCGGGACTGA